A DNA window from Amphiprion ocellaris isolate individual 3 ecotype Okinawa chromosome 8, ASM2253959v1, whole genome shotgun sequence contains the following coding sequences:
- the zgc:101663 gene encoding alpha-1,3-mannosyl-glycoprotein 4-beta-N-acetylglucosaminyltransferase C, whose protein sequence is MRLLLKKKSIVLAVLLLVGGLYFISHSNFLMAGLSRSPEAHPNELSWQGELLVSKESWVDRGQYLPLNVSYQLLAGAPATQQRYLSIGISSVQRKKDSYLISTLQSLFSRSSSTERDSMVVVVLLADFDTSWRVATLTEIKTTFALELEQGQLVVIHVPQEFYPPITGLKRNYNDAPERVTFRSKQNLDYAFLIHYCAGLGQFYLQLEDDIACAKNFFSSMKSRIEEQKTKKTTWATLEFSSLGYIGKLYKSAHLPLLARFLFLFYQEMPCDWLLTHFKLVMTQKETILFKPSLFQHMGTFSSFKGLHNKLKDKDFEDSFYTNPLAEVYSDMSPYQKNYPNLAWDAGEGYFWGYAPHKGNHLTVVFKDPTVVTGISVETGSGLKDLLHSAQVDLGHDVVTANKDKSCKEFQKVGAIENGKFEMEGVDKKYSSASSCLRILVTAEQKDWVIIQKIRITTKKSEAPRQE, encoded by the exons AACTTCCTCATGGCT ggCCTGTCAAGGTCACCTGAAGCACATCCAAATGAGCTGAGCTGGCAAGGAGAGCTGCTGGTTAGTAAGGAGTCCTGGGTCGACCGGGGACAGTACCTGCCTTTAAATGTGTCCTATCAGCTGCTAGCTGGAGCGCCGGCAACTCAACAGA GGTATCTGTCTATTGGGATATCCTCGGTGCAAAGGAAGAAGGACAGCTATCTCATCTCCACCCTGCAGTCTCTTTTCTCGAGGTCGTCTTCAACAGAGCGAGACTCCATGGTGGTGGTCGTGCTGCTGGCAGATTTCGACACCAGCTGGAGAGTCGCTACGCTGACGGAGATCAAAACCACATTTGCCTTGGAGCTGGAACAAGGCCAGCTCGTGGTCATCCATGTTCCTCAGGAGTTCTACCCTCCCATCACAG GTCTAAAGAGGAATTACAACGACGCTCCTGAACGGGTAACCTTCCGCTCCAAGCAAAACCTGGATTACGCCTTCCTGATTCACTACTGCGCAGGGCTCGGGCAGTTTTACCTGCAGCTGGAGGACGACATCGCTTGTGCAAAAAACTTTTTCAGCAGCATGAAAAGCCGCATAGAGGAGCAGAAAACGAAAAAGACCACCTGGGCCACGTTGGAATTCTCGTCCCTCGGCTACATCGGGAAGCTCTACAAGTCGGCCCACCTTCCTCTCCTGGCCcgtttcctcttcctcttctaccAGGAGATGCCCTGCGACTGGTTACTGACTCACTTCAAGCTGGTGATGACCCAAAAAGAGACAATCCTCTTTAAACCATCGCTGTTCCAACACATGGGAACTTTCTCCTCGTTCAAAGGGCTTCACAACAAGCTAAAGGACAAGGACTTTGAGGACAGTTTCTACACCAATCCTTTAGCTGAAGTTTACTCCGACATGTCCCCCTACCAGAAAAACTACCCCAACCTGGCCTGGGACGCCGGGGAGGGATACTTCTGGGGATACGCTCCACACAAAGGAAATCACTTGACAGTAGTGTTCAAGGACCCTACAGTGGTGACGGGGATATCTGTAGAAACGGGATCAGGATTGAAAGACCTGCTGCATTCGGCTCAGGTGGATCTCGGCCATGACGTCGTCACTGCAAATAAGGACAAGAGCTGTAAAGAGTTCCAGAAAGTGGGAGCGATCGAAAACGGGAAGTTTGAGATGGAGGGGGTAGACAAAAAGTACAGCTCTGCCTCCTCATGTCTGAGGATACTAGTCACGGCTGAACAGAAAGACTGGGTCATCATTCAGAAAATCAGGATCACAACGAAGAAGAGTGAAGCTCCACGCCAGGAATAG